One genomic window of Desulfovibrio gilichinskyi includes the following:
- a CDS encoding RidA family protein produces the protein MSELSVIATEKAPAAVGPYSQAVAAGGMLYVSGQLGLNPETMTLPASFSDQAEQSLKNLGAILEAAGCSIKDIVSVDVFLIDMGEFKTLNGIYASFMGDHKPARAAVQVSALPLGGLVEIKCVAKMD, from the coding sequence ATGAGTGAACTTAGCGTAATCGCCACAGAAAAAGCACCCGCAGCCGTAGGACCTTATTCTCAAGCCGTTGCCGCAGGCGGAATGCTTTATGTAAGTGGACAGCTTGGACTTAATCCAGAAACGATGACTCTGCCTGCCAGCTTTTCAGATCAAGCCGAGCAGTCTCTTAAAAATTTGGGTGCTATTCTAGAAGCAGCCGGCTGCTCGATTAAAGACATCGTAAGTGTAGATGTTTTTCTTATTGATATGGGCGAATTTAAAACTTTGAACGGTATATACGCATCTTTCATGGGAGATCACAAACCTGCCCGCGCAGCCGTTCAGGTTTCAGCACTCCCCCTAGGCGGGCTGGTTGAAATTAAATGCGTTGCAAAAATGGACTAG
- a CDS encoding serine dehydratase subunit alpha family protein: MDLHAFFNNEVKPALGCTEPGAVALAASSGAKYLAGPPKHIHLRLSANIYKNGQSVGIPGTPGLKGNLLAAALGALGGDPEKGLLSLENINDDCISKATAMLNAGSLTQEVVHDTPNVYVEVELLRQGESVTAVVAYSHDNLVEVTHNKRTVFQGQENEGGSGRLPSYLSELARLNFADLWELAGSIDEENEAFLLKGAEMNLHVANEGLQRPWGLGSGYITAQHMNQDDLAWVIRAWSAAAADVRMDGGPWPVMSSAGSGNHGLTAIIPPALAARFWKCSDRELAEALALSHLVTGAVKAKTGRLTPVCGCSIAAGAGAAAALTRLAKGTAVQAEQASSYVLSSVLGMICDGAKSTCALKVGTAAGEAFMGMLLATNGSKFTSQQGIIGTDFKNNAVAVGELSGVGFAAVDAVILRLMDSQS, encoded by the coding sequence ATGGATCTGCACGCTTTCTTTAATAATGAAGTCAAACCTGCTTTGGGCTGCACCGAACCCGGAGCGGTCGCCTTGGCCGCAAGTTCCGGTGCTAAATATCTTGCCGGACCTCCAAAACATATTCACCTGCGTTTATCAGCGAATATTTACAAAAACGGACAATCTGTAGGAATCCCAGGCACGCCCGGGCTGAAAGGGAATCTGCTTGCAGCCGCGCTCGGAGCTCTGGGAGGAGATCCTGAAAAGGGTTTGCTCTCCCTCGAAAATATCAATGACGATTGTATTTCTAAGGCTACGGCCATGCTCAATGCTGGCAGCCTTACGCAGGAAGTCGTACACGACACTCCTAATGTTTATGTAGAGGTTGAGCTGTTGCGTCAGGGTGAAAGTGTTACTGCCGTTGTAGCTTATTCCCATGACAATCTTGTAGAAGTCACACACAACAAGCGTACAGTTTTTCAAGGACAGGAAAATGAAGGAGGTTCCGGCAGACTTCCGTCATATCTTTCTGAGCTGGCACGCCTGAATTTTGCGGATTTATGGGAACTTGCCGGCAGTATAGATGAAGAGAATGAAGCTTTTCTCCTGAAAGGCGCAGAGATGAATCTGCATGTTGCCAATGAAGGGCTACAGCGTCCATGGGGACTAGGCTCAGGTTATATCACAGCGCAGCACATGAATCAGGATGACTTGGCATGGGTAATTCGTGCATGGTCCGCAGCTGCTGCGGATGTTCGTATGGATGGAGGACCATGGCCGGTTATGAGCAGCGCAGGCAGTGGTAACCATGGATTGACAGCGATTATTCCTCCTGCACTGGCTGCCAGATTCTGGAAATGTTCTGACCGCGAACTGGCTGAAGCTTTGGCTCTGTCCCATCTGGTTACCGGAGCAGTTAAAGCAAAAACAGGACGTTTAACACCAGTGTGCGGATGTTCTATTGCTGCCGGAGCCGGAGCTGCGGCAGCGCTCACAAGATTAGCCAAGGGAACAGCCGTGCAGGCAGAGCAAGCTTCCTCCTATGTACTTTCGTCAGTGTTAGGAATGATATGTGACGGAGCAAAATCCACTTGCGCCCTGAAAGTTGGTACTGCCGCAGGTGAAGCTTTTATGGGTATGCTGCTTGCCACGAACGGTTCAAAATTTACCTCACAGCAAGGAATCATCGGCACTGATTTTAAAAACAATGCAGTAGCTGTCGGTGAATTATCAGGAGTAGGGTTTGCTGCGGTAGACGCGGTCATCCTTCGCCTTATGGACAGTCAGTCTTAA
- a CDS encoding L-2-amino-thiazoline-4-carboxylic acid hydrolase → MSEETLRKELYAANENRAILYKLIFDAMVDEFGLEKAKEVMKKGIYKRGEQIGENFKQFAPANFSGLRDAFLGGIPDDTKMFAPTVTKCDAEGLDIEFDNCPLKNAWLKMGLSDEECATLCEVAGIIDFGTFQGAGFDFQMTALPEGSKEKCYLKIRSK, encoded by the coding sequence ATGAGTGAAGAAACATTACGTAAAGAGCTTTACGCTGCTAATGAAAACAGAGCTATCCTTTATAAACTTATCTTTGATGCTATGGTCGATGAATTCGGTCTTGAAAAAGCAAAAGAAGTAATGAAAAAAGGTATTTATAAACGCGGAGAGCAGATTGGAGAGAACTTCAAACAGTTTGCTCCGGCTAATTTTTCAGGTCTTCGTGATGCCTTTTTAGGCGGAATTCCAGACGACACAAAGATGTTTGCTCCAACCGTTACTAAGTGTGACGCAGAAGGATTGGATATTGAATTTGACAATTGTCCTCTTAAGAATGCATGGCTTAAAATGGGTCTTTCAGACGAAGAATGTGCAACTCTTTGTGAAGTTGCCGGAATAATTGACTTTGGAACATTTCAAGGCGCAGGTTTCGACTTTCAGATGACAGCACTTCCTGAAGGTAGCAAAGAAAAATGTTACCTTAAAATACGCTCTAAATAA
- a CDS encoding ABC transporter substrate-binding protein: MKIRNVFLAVAFMAVMLMASTAMAEKVIVLGYSLPLSGSHAQYGEVFRNAAKLQLDKFNKSGKLKGATVEITYEDSKSDPKEAINIARKFIDDKRIVGVLGDFTSTVSMAAGRVYGSEGMPQLSQTASHPDFTKVSKYQFRNITTMAFESPFAAKWAVSLGFKKFAIIAIQNDWGISAAENFDSAMKAQGGEITSIEYFNPGTRDFRSILTKVSRDKPQAIYLCMMYEEGAMALQQIRQLGIKAQAFGTSSLYSPKLIELAGKAADGVMLSTTFMPDSPEANVVEFVTEYKKSYNSEPNMFTAQAYDAVGIMLDAIAKVGPDVTRSSLRDALAHTTDYPGVTGATTFDPETREPVKNMARMKVEDGSFKLVK; the protein is encoded by the coding sequence ATGAAAATAAGAAACGTTTTTCTTGCGGTAGCCTTTATGGCCGTAATGCTGATGGCTTCAACAGCCATGGCTGAAAAGGTTATTGTACTTGGCTATTCACTGCCTCTGTCCGGGAGCCATGCTCAATACGGTGAAGTTTTTAGAAATGCAGCCAAACTTCAATTAGACAAATTTAACAAATCTGGAAAGCTCAAGGGAGCTACCGTTGAAATAACATACGAAGATTCAAAATCAGATCCTAAAGAAGCAATTAATATTGCTCGTAAGTTTATAGATGACAAACGTATAGTAGGTGTTCTTGGAGATTTTACTTCTACAGTTTCCATGGCTGCAGGACGAGTATACGGTTCTGAAGGTATGCCGCAGCTTTCTCAAACTGCCTCTCACCCAGATTTTACAAAAGTAAGCAAATATCAATTCCGCAATATAACTACTATGGCTTTTGAAAGTCCCTTCGCTGCAAAATGGGCTGTAAGTCTCGGTTTTAAAAAATTTGCAATTATAGCAATCCAGAATGACTGGGGTATTTCTGCAGCTGAAAATTTTGATTCCGCCATGAAAGCTCAGGGCGGCGAAATTACCTCAATCGAATATTTCAATCCTGGTACTCGTGACTTCCGCTCTATTCTGACTAAAGTCAGCCGTGACAAGCCTCAGGCTATATACCTTTGTATGATGTATGAAGAGGGAGCGATGGCTCTTCAGCAGATCAGACAGCTTGGTATAAAAGCTCAGGCTTTCGGAACCTCTTCACTTTATTCTCCTAAACTGATTGAACTCGCAGGAAAAGCCGCTGACGGGGTGATGCTTTCTACCACTTTTATGCCTGACAGTCCTGAAGCTAATGTTGTCGAGTTCGTAACTGAATACAAAAAAAGTTACAATTCAGAACCCAATATGTTCACCGCTCAAGCTTATGATGCTGTAGGCATCATGCTGGATGCAATTGCTAAAGTCGGTCCTGATGTAACCCGTTCCAGTCTTCGTGACGCTTTGGCCCACACTACAGATTACCCAGGTGTTACCGGTGCGACCACATTTGATCCGGAAACACGTGAACCTGTTAAGAATATGGCGAGAATGAAAGTCGAAGACGGTTCATTCAAGCTTGTAAAATAA
- a CDS encoding branched-chain amino acid ABC transporter permease has protein sequence MDTYLLMQIINGLSSGMIYALIAIGFTLIFGVLNVVNFAHGEMYTIGAFAGIVCISTLSWPIALVILVALAVGGFSGIILEKIAFKPFRRFQDEASLKSRAMRESTLLSSLAVSIIIKELLQHFFGAEMQSIPAQYLMNDPIPIGPISLSSGQFLILGSSIVMLAGLQYVLYHTRIGLSIRAISNNPLGAKYVGLSVDRTIIATFAVGSMLGGAAGIMVGLYSGAIFPAMGFAPSLKAFVAMVMGGLSSIPGAVICALILGVCEALATNFMTQGWSDMVAYSFLILTLIFFPQGIFGARRERV, from the coding sequence ATGGACACTTATCTTTTGATGCAAATAATTAATGGCTTGAGTTCTGGAATGATCTACGCGCTCATTGCCATCGGCTTCACTCTTATTTTTGGAGTGCTTAACGTTGTCAACTTTGCCCATGGCGAGATGTATACTATCGGAGCATTTGCCGGAATAGTCTGTATCAGCACTCTGAGCTGGCCTATTGCTCTCGTGATTCTCGTTGCTTTGGCTGTCGGTGGATTTTCCGGAATAATTCTTGAGAAAATAGCCTTTAAACCTTTTCGGCGCTTTCAGGATGAAGCCTCGTTAAAATCACGTGCAATGCGTGAGTCAACCCTGCTGTCATCACTTGCAGTGTCCATCATCATTAAAGAATTGCTTCAGCATTTTTTCGGTGCAGAAATGCAATCGATTCCCGCACAGTATTTGATGAATGATCCTATTCCTATCGGTCCAATATCACTATCCAGCGGTCAGTTTCTCATTCTCGGTTCCTCAATAGTCATGCTCGCCGGTTTGCAGTACGTGCTCTACCATACGCGCATCGGGTTATCTATCCGCGCTATTTCTAACAATCCCCTCGGGGCAAAGTATGTAGGTCTGTCAGTTGATAGAACTATAATCGCAACTTTTGCAGTAGGCAGTATGCTTGGCGGGGCGGCAGGTATTATGGTCGGCCTGTATTCCGGAGCTATCTTTCCTGCAATGGGTTTCGCTCCATCTCTTAAAGCTTTTGTCGCCATGGTCATGGGCGGTCTGTCCAGTATCCCCGGAGCTGTTATATGTGCCTTGATACTTGGTGTGTGCGAAGCTTTAGCTACGAATTTTATGACCCAAGGCTGGAGCGATATGGTGGCCTACAGTTTTCTCATTTTAACTTTGATCTTCTTCCCGCAAGGTATCTTCGGTGCACGAAGAGAACGCGTCTAA
- a CDS encoding branched-chain amino acid ABC transporter permease: MITTDSAPRSWRSKILVAATLVIVLAVVPGILSALGKSYYTQVANSALIYCILAASLNLITGTAGLLCLGHAAFFGIGAYTAALLASNYGLPFLVTLPLGGIVAGLAGVMVALPTMRLISIYFAVATLGVGEIIHVTLLNWISVTRGPMGVQIYEPITIFGHSFTSLLSIYYITAVLACVCIYLIWRLTNSYFGNALRSLREDDQCAEAMGINVIKLKVQTFAASTFFAGIAGALMAHSAGYISPESFQFSESILILAMVVVGGLGSLPGVLLGALLLIILPEAARGLGDMRMVAVGVVMFLSILLLPKGLLGETSAIKMARKYFNSAWNSRQLVGWK; the protein is encoded by the coding sequence ATGATTACCACCGATTCTGCACCGCGCTCTTGGCGTTCAAAAATACTTGTCGCGGCAACTTTAGTGATTGTCTTAGCCGTTGTCCCCGGAATTTTATCTGCTTTAGGCAAGAGTTACTATACTCAGGTGGCCAACTCCGCCCTTATTTATTGTATTCTGGCCGCAAGCTTAAACCTGATTACCGGAACCGCAGGTCTTCTCTGCCTCGGGCATGCTGCTTTTTTTGGTATCGGAGCTTATACTGCAGCTTTGCTGGCATCCAACTACGGTTTGCCATTCTTGGTTACACTTCCGCTTGGCGGAATTGTTGCAGGACTGGCCGGAGTTATGGTGGCCTTGCCTACCATGCGGCTTATCAGCATTTATTTTGCAGTTGCAACACTTGGTGTGGGCGAAATAATTCACGTGACTCTGCTTAACTGGATATCAGTTACAAGAGGGCCGATGGGCGTTCAGATTTATGAGCCGATCACTATTTTCGGGCACAGTTTTACAAGTTTGCTTTCCATCTATTATATTACCGCTGTTTTAGCCTGTGTATGTATTTATCTGATCTGGCGCTTAACAAATTCCTATTTCGGCAATGCCTTGCGTTCGCTAAGAGAGGATGACCAGTGTGCCGAGGCAATGGGGATCAATGTTATTAAACTGAAAGTTCAGACTTTTGCCGCAAGTACCTTTTTTGCAGGTATAGCCGGAGCTTTGATGGCCCATAGTGCAGGGTATATCAGTCCTGAAAGCTTTCAGTTCAGTGAATCCATTTTAATTCTGGCCATGGTTGTTGTCGGCGGACTCGGGTCGTTGCCCGGTGTTCTTCTCGGAGCACTGCTCCTGATAATTCTTCCTGAGGCGGCCCGAGGGCTTGGCGACATGCGTATGGTTGCCGTCGGAGTTGTTATGTTCTTGTCTATTCTTCTGTTACCTAAGGGGCTGCTTGGTGAAACCTCGGCAATAAAAATGGCGAGAAAGTATTTTAATTCGGCTTGGAACAGCCGTCAGTTGGTGGGGTGGAAATAA
- a CDS encoding ABC transporter ATP-binding protein, translated as MPELILETKGLTRRFGGLTAVDSVDIEMKAGELVGLIGPNGAGKSTFFNCLTGFYSPSEGEVRFMDRPITGLKPYEVAKLGIGRTFQNLRIMPNLTVFDNVSIGAIGSLGHSLRRAIWPFRCETDKKISERTWDILSRVGLDSLAGELAANLSYGKRKYLEIARAMATNPKLLILDEPAAGLNEQETTQLAGFIRELNSDGLPILLVEHDMGLVMGICHRVVVLALGKKIADDTPEAIQKNPAVLEAYLGGEQCQY; from the coding sequence ATGCCTGAACTTATACTTGAAACTAAGGGGCTGACCCGTCGCTTCGGAGGGCTTACAGCTGTTGATAGCGTGGACATAGAAATGAAAGCGGGTGAACTTGTCGGTCTTATCGGGCCGAACGGCGCTGGTAAAAGCACCTTCTTTAATTGTCTTACGGGGTTTTATTCACCTAGCGAAGGCGAAGTCCGCTTTATGGATCGCCCGATAACGGGTCTTAAACCTTATGAGGTTGCAAAACTCGGCATAGGCCGTACTTTTCAGAACCTTCGCATCATGCCTAATTTGACTGTTTTTGATAATGTTTCCATAGGAGCAATCGGTTCTTTGGGGCATTCCTTAAGAAGAGCGATTTGGCCATTTAGATGCGAGACTGATAAAAAAATCAGCGAACGAACATGGGATATTTTGTCGCGGGTAGGTTTAGATTCTCTGGCAGGAGAACTGGCTGCCAATCTGTCCTATGGCAAGCGTAAATATCTTGAAATCGCCAGAGCAATGGCTACAAATCCGAAACTCTTGATTCTTGATGAACCTGCAGCTGGTCTAAATGAACAGGAAACAACTCAATTAGCTGGTTTTATACGTGAACTTAACAGTGATGGTCTTCCCATTTTACTGGTTGAACATGACATGGGGTTGGTAATGGGCATTTGTCATCGCGTGGTGGTACTGGCTCTCGGTAAGAAAATTGCTGATGATACTCCAGAAGCAATCCAAAAGAACCCAGCTGTCCTTGAAGCATATTTAGGAGGAGAGCAATGCCAATATTAA
- a CDS encoding ABC transporter ATP-binding protein has translation MPILTVNNLCVRMGVQEILRGVNIKIEKNGIVAVLGSNGVGKTTLMRAISNIYESSEGEILFRRQDIANIGSDKVVKLGVCQAPEGRQIFSNMTVEENLILGAYHQEKKHFKGDLDKIFELFPIVKERLRQKAGAMSGGEQQMLCIGRALMGRPKLLLLDEPSLGLAPLIIKDIFDLIKKIREAGTAILIVEQNAKAALSVADYGYIMEGGSILMEGPAAELASSNSLEAAYLGGKVHG, from the coding sequence ATGCCAATATTAACTGTTAATAATCTATGCGTGCGCATGGGCGTGCAGGAAATCTTGCGCGGTGTTAATATAAAAATCGAGAAAAACGGGATTGTGGCAGTTCTCGGTTCCAACGGAGTCGGCAAAACCACTCTCATGCGGGCAATTTCAAATATTTATGAATCCTCAGAAGGGGAGATCTTATTTCGTCGTCAGGATATAGCAAATATCGGGTCAGACAAAGTTGTTAAACTCGGTGTTTGTCAGGCTCCTGAAGGACGACAGATCTTTTCCAACATGACTGTGGAAGAAAATCTTATTTTGGGTGCGTATCATCAGGAAAAAAAACATTTCAAAGGGGATTTGGATAAAATTTTTGAATTATTTCCTATCGTTAAAGAACGTCTTCGCCAGAAAGCCGGAGCAATGTCCGGAGGTGAACAACAGATGCTCTGCATTGGCCGTGCTCTGATGGGGCGGCCCAAATTGCTTCTTCTTGATGAACCTTCACTTGGCCTTGCTCCGCTGATTATAAAAGATATTTTTGATCTGATTAAAAAAATCCGTGAAGCCGGGACAGCTATCCTGATTGTTGAGCAAAATGCCAAAGCAGCATTGTCCGTCGCTGATTACGGATATATTATGGAGGGAGGTTCCATTCTTATGGAAGGTCCGGCCGCGGAACTGGCCAGCAGCAATAGTTTAGAAGCTGCATATCTAGGCGGAAAAGTGCACGGTTAA
- a CDS encoding sigma-54-dependent Fis family transcriptional regulator: MNKNRHYAPSWALGPEGQKATVLSTLEVCHDLQQLVRILSRLADIDLYIINSDYLCVAGSGAYEAAVGCISPRDTAIGYSLASGRPTLVADPRAHVACRDCSQQLTCRDLANYTAPIAVRDKIVAAVQAVAFDAPQCEILQNKAADLAEAITLFLVQSCETDARLLTALTGNRAEIDSAGLERIVGESPAMRSLKDDIMRCAPLDSTVLIQGESGTGKELVAQALHELSPRASSPFVAVNCGAIPESIIESELFGYASGTFTGAQRGGKPGLFEHADGGTLFLDEIAELPLQLQVKLLRVLQERKVMRLGGRKEYPFDVHIIAAANVDVAKQARNGLFRQDLYYRLSVIPLHVPALRDRDKDIELLVYHFARLYARRRGEPLPSIDPELIKRFISYSWPGNVRELKNFVEYGINFRKGLSLDLATLEERFVDAEKTPDKPGYEQWSMEKSITCPGSITPANVDNSGKPENQTEASWEQERSEQKVIKQALSRFGYTLEGKRRAAEELDMSLATLYRKIKRYGLLDAYRYDVGSSESTIKN, encoded by the coding sequence ATGAATAAGAATAGACACTATGCCCCGTCATGGGCGTTAGGCCCCGAAGGACAAAAGGCCACGGTCCTTAGTACACTTGAAGTCTGCCATGACCTCCAACAACTTGTGAGAATTTTATCTCGGCTGGCAGATATTGATTTATATATCATAAACTCCGATTATTTATGTGTGGCAGGATCAGGGGCATACGAAGCCGCAGTAGGATGCATAAGCCCAAGAGATACCGCTATCGGCTACAGCCTTGCCAGCGGTCGCCCGACTTTAGTCGCAGACCCTAGAGCTCATGTTGCCTGCCGTGACTGTTCACAGCAACTAACCTGCCGCGACCTAGCCAACTACACCGCTCCTATTGCCGTTCGTGATAAAATTGTAGCAGCCGTTCAAGCTGTGGCATTTGATGCTCCCCAATGTGAAATTCTACAAAATAAAGCAGCAGATTTAGCTGAGGCAATCACTCTTTTTTTAGTTCAAAGCTGCGAAACAGATGCACGACTTCTCACCGCTTTAACTGGAAACAGAGCCGAAATAGACAGCGCAGGGCTTGAAAGAATTGTCGGTGAAAGTCCTGCCATGCGTTCTCTCAAAGATGACATTATGCGCTGTGCACCGCTTGACTCCACAGTGCTTATTCAAGGTGAATCAGGAACAGGCAAAGAGCTTGTAGCACAAGCTCTTCATGAACTGTCACCACGTGCTTCTTCGCCGTTTGTAGCTGTAAACTGCGGGGCCATTCCTGAATCAATTATAGAAAGTGAATTGTTCGGCTACGCATCCGGAACGTTTACCGGCGCACAGCGCGGCGGCAAACCGGGGCTCTTTGAACATGCTGACGGGGGCACACTATTTCTCGACGAAATAGCCGAATTACCCCTACAACTTCAGGTTAAGCTTTTGCGAGTTCTACAAGAACGTAAAGTCATGAGACTTGGTGGACGCAAAGAATATCCATTTGACGTACACATAATCGCGGCAGCTAACGTGGATGTGGCTAAACAGGCCCGAAATGGGCTTTTCAGACAGGACCTTTACTACAGACTTTCTGTAATTCCCCTGCACGTTCCAGCTTTAAGGGACCGTGACAAAGACATTGAACTGCTGGTGTATCACTTTGCCAGACTCTACGCCCGCCGCAGAGGAGAACCTCTGCCATCAATTGACCCTGAACTTATAAAAAGATTCATTTCATATTCATGGCCGGGAAATGTGCGAGAGCTTAAAAACTTTGTGGAATACGGCATCAATTTCCGTAAAGGGCTGTCCCTTGATTTAGCTACTCTTGAAGAACGCTTTGTTGACGCTGAAAAAACACCGGATAAGCCAGGCTATGAACAATGGTCTATGGAAAAAAGTATAACCTGCCCCGGATCCATCACTCCCGCCAACGTTGACAATTCCGGCAAACCGGAAAATCAAACAGAAGCTTCATGGGAACAGGAACGTTCTGAACAAAAAGTTATAAAGCAGGCGTTATCCCGTTTCGGCTATACACTTGAAGGAAAACGACGAGCTGCAGAGGAATTAGACATGAGTTTAGCTACCTTATACAGAAAGATAAAACGTTACGGTCTACTTGACGCATACCGATATGATGTAGGATCTTCTGAATCAACTATAAAAAATTAA
- a CDS encoding glycosyltransferase, with amino-acid sequence MIPNFFHFVFGLKKQTEPLHLVHALAIISCAKVNKPVKIFFHYQHEPHGPYWEVVRPLVKLIKVVPPDNIFGIPITHYAHQADIIRLNALLEFGGVYADMDTIFVNPLSPDLFTKPFVMGQQGEMGLCNAFMMSSRQSRFAKRWLDGHSSAFKGGKPGTPEWDNHSVYFPGQLAKAIPLDIHIEPQSSFFKHLFTKAGVDQLFEKKDTDFKNVYSMHLWENITWKDYLSKLTPGRIESKDTTYNCIARRFLDEI; translated from the coding sequence ATGATCCCTAATTTTTTCCATTTTGTCTTTGGATTAAAAAAACAGACTGAACCTTTGCATCTTGTTCATGCTCTGGCCATAATTTCCTGCGCAAAAGTTAATAAGCCTGTAAAAATTTTCTTCCACTATCAGCACGAACCACACGGTCCTTATTGGGAGGTTGTTAGACCTCTTGTAAAGCTCATTAAAGTTGTCCCCCCAGACAATATTTTCGGTATTCCCATTACACATTACGCTCATCAGGCAGATATAATAAGACTTAATGCCCTTTTAGAGTTTGGGGGAGTGTATGCAGATATGGATACAATTTTTGTTAATCCACTATCGCCCGACCTTTTTACGAAACCTTTTGTTATGGGACAGCAGGGGGAAATGGGACTTTGCAATGCTTTCATGATGAGCAGTAGGCAGAGTCGTTTTGCTAAACGGTGGCTGGATGGCCATTCCAGTGCATTTAAAGGAGGTAAGCCTGGTACTCCAGAATGGGATAACCATTCTGTTTATTTCCCCGGGCAATTAGCCAAAGCGATTCCTTTAGATATTCACATTGAGCCACAGTCCAGTTTTTTTAAGCACCTGTTTACAAAAGCTGGCGTTGACCAGCTTTTTGAGAAGAAAGATACAGACTTTAAGAATGTGTACTCTATGCATCTTTGGGAAAATATAACTTGGAAAGACTACCTATCAAAACTCACCCCGGGAAGAATTGAATCTAAAGACACCACTTATAATTGTATTGCTCGGAGGTTCTTAGATGAAATTTGA
- a CDS encoding UTRA domain-containing protein codes for MRKRILNLLKTNQLRAGDKLPSERNFCEETGLNRNTVRHGLLLLQREGVIFRLERKGWYVNPIRLAYNPTNHVNFAKLAASQDRQASWTAVDKGIVVVDENANTGESEGFPLGTSVYEMDSVLILDGQKVAYTLNYLHAERLNGIIPKIQERAMTQVIEDDYKIKLKQRNLIVRPQLLAREVTTELGVSFGSPGVYIRRIKIDEKNQQVLTVEHEYWRFDAIELRIDQ; via the coding sequence GTGAGAAAACGTATTCTCAATCTATTGAAAACCAATCAGTTACGGGCCGGCGACAAGTTGCCTTCCGAGCGTAATTTTTGCGAAGAAACCGGGCTTAACCGGAATACAGTCCGGCACGGACTGTTACTTCTGCAACGTGAAGGAGTCATTTTCCGTCTTGAACGAAAAGGTTGGTATGTTAATCCGATACGGTTAGCTTACAACCCGACAAATCATGTAAACTTTGCCAAACTAGCTGCTTCTCAAGATCGCCAAGCCTCGTGGACTGCTGTTGATAAAGGAATTGTAGTGGTAGATGAAAACGCAAACACCGGCGAGAGCGAAGGGTTCCCCCTCGGCACCAGTGTGTATGAAATGGATAGCGTTCTCATACTTGACGGGCAAAAGGTTGCTTATACGCTCAACTATCTGCATGCGGAAAGATTGAATGGAATCATCCCTAAGATCCAAGAACGCGCTATGACACAGGTAATTGAGGACGACTATAAAATTAAACTTAAACAACGTAACCTGATAGTCCGCCCGCAACTTCTCGCGCGAGAAGTCACCACCGAGCTTGGAGTTTCATTCGGCTCTCCAGGCGTTTATATACGCAGGATAAAAATAGATGAAAAAAATCAACAGGTACTGACTGTTGAGCACGAATACTGGCGATTCGATGCCATTGAGTTACGTATTGATCAGTAA